Proteins co-encoded in one Candida albicans SC5314 chromosome 3, complete sequence genomic window:
- the RPS24 gene encoding 40S ribosomal protein eS24 (Predicted ribosomal protein; hyphal downregulated; repressed upon phagocytosis by murine macrophage; transcriptionally activated by Tbf1; Spider biofilm repressed): MSDAVTIRTRKVISNPLLARRQFVIDVLHPNRANVSKDELREKLAEIYKAEKDAVSVFGFRTQFGGGKSTGFGLIYQSVADAKRFEPAYRLVRYGLAEKVEKASRQQRKQKKNRDKKIFGTQRRAQKRAARRNAD, from the coding sequence atgaGTGACGCCGTTACCATCAGAACTAGAAAGGTTATTTCCAACCCATTATTGGCCAGAAGACAATTCGTCATTGATGTTTTACACCCAAACAGAGCCAACGTCTCCAAGGATGAGTTAAGAGAAAAATTAGCTGAAATCTACAAGGCCGAAAAGGACGCCGTCTCCGTTTTTGGATTCAGAACCcaatttggtggtggtaaatCCACtggttttggtttaatCTACCAATCCGTCGCCGATGCCAAAAGATTCGAACCAGCTTACAGATTAGTCAGATACGGTTTAGCTGAAAAAGTCGAAAAGGCTTCCAgacaacaaagaaaacaaaagaagaacaGAGACAAGAAGATCTTTGGTACTCAAAGAAGAGCTCAAAAGAGAGCTGCCAGAAGAAACGCCGACTAA
- a CDS encoding mRNA splicing protein (Ortholog(s) have first spliceosomal transesterification activity, role in generation of catalytic spliceosome for first transesterification step and U2-type catalytic step 1 spliceosome, mitotic spindle pole body localization), with product MSERKAINKWYPPDYDPSKIPRPKKNANQPIKIRMMAPYSMRCLKCDEYIGARRSFNARKEITNEKYLNIKIIRFYITCPGCNNTITFKTDPKNAGYTPEEGAVRNYEKAKPTETEDDILARLQKEEEEDQKYHLLQAKRKKNPFWNEQTSGMENLEQRLKEQHHHQKLDQQLEAIQARAVNKDLLESKARENLQQSTKPVAKRKLVIPTTIKLPKKPRLARPNPETQNRST from the coding sequence ATGTCAGAAAGAAAAGCAATCAACAAGTGGTACCCACCAGACTACGACCCATCAAAGATTCCTAGACCCAAAAAGAATGCCAACCAGCCCATCAAGATCCGTATGATGGCACCATACTCGATGAGGTGTCTCAAGTGCGATGAGTATATCGGTGCACGTCGTTCGTTCAATgcaagaaaagaaatcacCAACGAAAAGTACCTCAACATAAAGATTATAAGGTTTTACATCACCTGTCCAGGGTGCAACAACACCATCACATTCAAGACCGACCCCAAGAACGCCGGGTACACCCCCGAAGAAGGTGCTGTCAGAAACTACGAAAAGGCCAAACCTACAGAAACTGAGGACGACATACTTGCAAGATTGCAgaaagaagaggaagaagacCAAAAGTATCACCTCCTCCAGGCCAAGCGTAAGAAGAACCCATTTTGGAACGAACAGACTCTGGGCATGGAAAATCTCGAACAGCGATTAAAAGagcaacaccaccaccaaaaacTAGACCAGCAACTAGAAGCCATCCAAGCCAGGGCCGTCAACAAGGACCTCCTCGAATCCAAAGCAAGAGAAAATCtacaacaatcaacaaaacCGGTTGCCAAACGCAAGCTTGTCATTCCTACAACTATCAAACTCCCTAAAAAACCTAGACTTGCCCGCCCTAATCCTGAAACTCAAAATCGTTCAACGTAA
- the SEC6 gene encoding SNARE-binding exocyst subunit (Predicted subunit of the exocyst complex, involved in exocytosis; localizes to a crescent on the surface of the hyphal tip; Hap43p-repressed), whose translation MSDSTLSKISELIKLEDDLAKIGSIRQQFLKEKSSVDVKLSSTTQVQIDSIMKNLANLHNTMERLDSIKGSIGEVQQVHDSTIGEVREYDTIKKMTMVNQFLHQVGSLYEDISGFKRFVEALNEEIQRELQGLQNDLKYPLPNFVRIHHAYTQARNFVDYLEVYSTRLSDDLQSIVYKVVSPIKTTIKLFDELLNEGIQSLTEVTKEGNFECFFNILGVVTWEENEDLKVSLLKSLDMVSADPKTVNYKTFRGRSRNYKKFFFDKLRTHLYEIFDSCVEYYGNDKILVYDGLYWLEDEMRFVYTTLDKLFPANWGVSAFIQDVYYNRLHDFTMDLINTDPPAEDLLKILSYDSKYGAFVSEFGVKQKSIIGEELKNSVLDDYLNNITTKMKEWNDNLIRQETKTFTERPNAPDIYPIESTIEDLDADKNEVQLTIDLNVYVMPDFKIALTMLKEQADVAAESKYSRILVEVIESWSECYVKRIANFREVVEDEMDRYMSVFNNEGYLIKESKAKRLFRKKPPVVDIDSLSPEEQSKLSREGLIEYLAALANSLDISDDIMNDKFAPTYKEKVHTNYHARIGKAFDVASESSNALISEILSAITDIIMNDLTPALCKLFTKKWYEDGHSQTGEPTLAKLVVETISEYMGEMRQYCVYPVYQLLFVIFLDNFIPTYIRIGYENILHGDGKKIDPQATKKYKSFSEGITRDIEIFFSGLDPLFTRKDGEYFFASLNAIELLSVLGTVEVNNIKDVWQHEVLPKFYDCSVEYIRGVCLCRKDMDKSETKQLVSQLQEIKVEYHQAVQPPDVPIFTLNDFEFQD comes from the coding sequence ATGAGCGATTCAACGTTATCTAAGATCAGtgaattgatcaaattggAAGATGATTTGGCCAAGATAGGCAGTATTAGACAGCAATTTCTTAAGGAGAAGTCGTCTGTTGATGTGAAGTTGTCGTCGACGACGCAGGTGCAGATTGATTCGATTATGAAGAATTTAGCGAATTTACACAACACCATGGAGAGACTCGATTCAATAAAGGGGAGTATTGGGGAGGTGCAGCAAGTGCATGATAGTACGATTGGGGAGGTGAGGGAGTACGATACGATCAAGAAGATGACTATGGTGAACCAGTTTTTACACCAAGTGGGGAGTTTGTATGAGGATATTTCTGGGTTCAAGAGATTTGTTGAGGCATTGAACGAGGAGATCCAAAGGGAGTTGCAGGGGTTGCAGAATGACTTGAAGTACCCGTTACCGAACTTTGTTAGGATCCACCATGCATATACTCAGGCAAGGAATTTTGTTGACTATTTGGAGGTGTACTCGACGAGGTTGTCGGACGATTTACAGTCGATTGTGTATAAGGTTGTTTCGCCAATCAAGACTACGATCAAGTTGTTTGATGAGTTGCTCAATGAAGGGATCCAGAGTTTGACTGAGGTGACCAAGGAAGGCAATTTCGAgtgttttttcaatattttgggAGTGGTCACATGGGAGGAGAATGAGGATTTGAAGGTGTCGTTGCTCAAGAGTTTGGATATGGTTTCGGCGGACCCCAAGACGGTGAACTACAAGACGTTTCGTGGCCGGAGCAGAAACTATAAGAAGTTTTTCTTTGACAAGTTGCGGACCCATCTATATGAGATATTTGATCTGTGTGTGGAGTACTATGGGAACGACAAGATACTTGTGTATGACGGGTTGTACTGGTTAGAGGATGAGATGCGGTTTGTGTATACCACGTTGGACAAGCTATTTCCTGCGAATTGGGGTGTGAGTGCGTTTATCCAGGATGTGTATTATAACCGGTTGCACGATTTTACCATGGACCTTATTAATACCGACCCGCCAGCCGAAGACTTGCTCAAGATCTTGCTGTATGACTCGAAATATGGTGCGTTTGTGTCTGAGTTTGGCGTTAAGCAAAAGTCGATAATTGGCGAAGAGCTTAAGAATAGTGTGTTGGACgattatttgaataatattacGACCAAAATGAAGGAGTGGaatgataatttgattCGACAAGAGACGAAAACATTTACCGAAAGACCGAATGCGCCGGACATTTACCCTATTGAGCTGACGATTGAAGATTTGGATGCTGATAAGAATGAGGTGCAGCTCACGATCGACCTTAATGTGTATGTTATGCCAGATTTCAAGATTGCGTTGACGATGCTTAAAGAGCAGGCTGATGTTGCTGCAGAGTCCAAGTACTCGAGGATTTTGGTGGAGGTAATTGAGAGCTGGTCAGAATGCTATGTCAAGCGTATTGCCAATTTTAGGGAAGTGGTTGAAGACGAGATGGACCGGTACATGTCGGTGTTTAACAATGAAGGGTACTTGATTAAGGAGAGTAAGGCGAAACGGTTGTTCAGGAAGAAGCCGCCGGTGGTTGACATTGACAGTTTGTCGCCAGAAGAGCAGAGCAAGCTCCTGAGGGAGGGGTTGATTGAGTACTTGGCGGCGTTGGCGAACTCGTTGGACATTAGTGATGATATAATGAACGACAAATTTGCCCCGACATACAAAGAGAAGGTGCACACCAACTACCATGCACGGATTGGTAAGGCGTTTGATGTTGCGTCGGAGAGTTCTAACGCGTTGATTTCTGAGATATTGAGTGCAATCACCGACATAATCATGAACGATTTGACGCCGGCGTTGTGCAAGTTGTTTACGAAAAAGTGGTATGAAGATGGACACTCGCAAACGGGCGAGCCGACGCTTGCTAAGCTTGTGGTAGAGACGATTAGCGAGTATATGGGAGAGATGAGACAGTACTGTGTGTACCCGGTCTAccagttgttgtttgttatttttttggataaTTTTATTCCTACGTATATTAGAATTGGCTATGAAAATATCTTGCATGGCGATGGGAAAAAGATTGATCCACAGGCCACCAAAAAGTATAAATCGTTTAGCGAAGGTATTACCAGGGATattgaaatcttttttAGTGGCCTTGACCCGTTGTTTACCAGGAAAGATGGGGAATACTTTTTTGCGTCGCTTAATGCCATTGAGTTGTTGCTGGTATTGGGGACAGTTGAAGTtaacaatatcaaagaTGTGTGGCAGCACGAGGTGCTACCCAAGTTTTATGATTGTTCGGTAGAGTATATTCGTGGGGTATGTTTGTGTCGTAAGGATATGGATAAGTCGGAGACCAAGCAATTGGTGCTGCAGTTGCAGGAAATTAAGGTTGAGTACCACCAGGCCGTGCAGCCGCCGGACGTGCCAATATTTACGTTGAACGATTTTGAGTTTCAGGATTAG
- a CDS encoding uncharacterized protein (Protein of unknown function) → MQDIFIANSNIRRNKIIQKNNKQQSVDRVHTVSSHLSHILANRLYHKLSKRRLARLRVSIFIPLFRKQLAQRRRQIVHDYVGDCTQYLRNQRVRTLRRNIKRLTNPCMVVGVHLLFVCRGKFVVHYIITNVQRVRQRRQVLNQPLPQELASLFWRQTVNVNHRRLLPEQPFRLTLLNQVPFIVKHRHVPVHLVFNHFPKIGNTLDIAF, encoded by the coding sequence ATGCAAGATATTTTCATAGCCAATTCTAATATACGTAGGAATAAAAttatccaaaaaaataacaaacaacaactggTAGACCGGGTACACACAGTACTGTCTCATCTCTCCCATATACTCGCTAATCGTCTCTACCACAAGCTTAGCAAGCGTCGGCTCGCCCGTTTGCGAGTGTCCATCTTCATACCACTTTTTCGTAAACAACTTGCACAACGCCGGCGTCAAATCGTTCATGATTATGTCGGTGATTGCACTCAATATCTCAGAAATCAACGCGTTAGAACTCTCCGACGCAACATCAAACGCCTTACCAATCCGTGCATGGTAGTTGGTGTGCACCTTCTCTTTGTATGTCGGGGCAAATTTGTCGTTCATTATATCATCACTAATGTCCAACGAGTTCGCCAACGCCGCCAAGTACTCAATCAACCCCTCCCTCAGGAGCTTGCTCTGCTCTTCTGGCGACAAACTGTCAATGTCAACCACCGGCGGCTTCTTCCTGAACAACCGTTTCGCCTTACTCTCCTTAATCAAGTACCCTTCATTGTTAAACACCGACATGTACCGGTCCATCTCGTCTTCAACCACTTCCCTAAAATTGGCAATACGCTTGACATAGCATTCTGA
- a CDS encoding uncharacterized protein (mRNA polyadenylation regulating protein; Hap43-repressed; transcript is upregulated in RHE model of oral candidiasis and in clinical isolates from HIV+ patients with oral candidiasis; Spider biofilm repressed), translating into MKGQSKNGHRRSNSRFANDDKRLVYLTSKAMGKKCIATITDGSRYQGLLVGSDLSPLSVVLLKPQLVGSSLLNEKNNLDKLPENLIIQAKDLIDLEVDVDLSEPVKPPHEFKTDADISGKMQIKERELERWVPDDEVELTLEDDGSEWDQFKVNQEKFGVESSYDEHLYTTRIDTSAPDYHERVAKAERIAKEIEQQATTDRHILEERGVVVDDSGVDEEDKYSGVDRRGDELMAALRNASISKPAQQGTTTHHHHDPAIVSSSKQAKPESIPPKPPVPNESFRLNAQSEINSLREFSANFKIPHKMPQDLLPILAKDKMKQDEILKKQQDHTKKEPKTYKLNPKAAVFTPSSKHATISSPKKSPRPYSNGNVKKHYQISAADFFGVNKVPTKDGQTTKIKEFKCGFNMFVTTRRKHKEYEKSFQTPPTWESTVDVAHDKLFTARPIVAPVAPPIYANKFPMSPQAAAMMQQQQQQQFAMMFPPQMPVFYGDPTFYPPQGFVPPPQFGNPMMMGNPYGRRYTKKH; encoded by the coding sequence ATGAAGGGCCAGTCGAAGAACGGACACCGCCGTTCAAACTCACGTTTTGCCAATGACGATAAGCGGTTAGTGTACTTGACGAGCAAAGCTATGGGGAAAAAGTGTATTGCCACCATCACCGACGGATCGCGTTATCAAGGGTTGTTGGTTGGGTCGGATCTTTCGCCGTTGTCGGTGGTTTTGTTAAAGCCACAGCTTGTGGGAAGTAGTTTGCTTAATGAGAAGAACAATCTCGATAAGTTGCCGGAGAACTTGATTATTCAGGCCAAggatttgattgatttggaAGTTGATGTGGATTTGAGTGAGCCCGTGAAGCCGCCACACGAGTTTAAGACCGATGCGGATATTTCTGGAAAGATGCAGATTAAGGAACGTGAACTTGAGAGATGGGTTCCTGACGACGAAGTTGAGTTGACGTTGGAGGACGACGGAAGTGAATGGGACCAGTTTAAAGTCAACCAAGAAAAGTTTGGTGTTGAGTCTAGTTATGATGAGCATTTGTATACCACTCGAATCGATACGTCAGCGCCCGACTACCACGAACGTGTTGCCAAGGCCGAGAGAATTGCCAAGGAGATTGAACAGCAAGCCACTACTGATCGACACATTTTGGAGGAAAGAGGGGTGGTTGTGGATGATAGTGGGGTAGATGAGGAGGACAAGTATTCTGGGGTTGATAGGAGAGGCGACGAGTTGATGGCAGCGTTAAGGAATGCCAGTATTTCGAAACCAGCACAACAGGGTACGACCACGCACCACCACCATGATCCGGCGATTGTATCTAGTTCGAAACAGGCGAAACCCGAGTCTATACCACCGAAACCGCCGGTGCCAAATGAATCGTTTAGGTTGAATGCGCAGAGTGAGATCAACTCGTTGCGTGAGTTTAGTGCCAACTTCAAGATCCCGCATAAGATGCCACAGGACTTGTTACCAATTTTGGCCAAAGATAAGATGAAGCAGGACGAGATTttaaagaaacaacaagacCACACCAAGAAAGAGCCGAAGACGTACAAGTTGAACCCGAAAGCTGCAGTGTTTACGCCATCGTCGAAACACGCCACCATATCGTCGCCCAAGAAGTCGCCCCGACCATATTCGAATGGGAATGTCAAGAAGCACTATCAGATATCGGCAGCAGACTTTTTTGGGGTGAACAAAGTGCCAACCAAAGATGGACAGACCACCAAAATTAAGGAGTTTAAGTGTGGGTTTAATATGTTTGTCACGACCAGAAGAAAGCACAAGGAGTACGAAAAGTCGTTCCAGACCCCGCCTACATGGGAATCTACCGTTGATGTTGCTCACGATAAGTTGTTTACGGCGCGGCCAATAGTTGCTCCGGTGGCCCCGCCTATATATGCGAACAAGTTCCCGATGTCGCCACAGGCGGCGGCCATGatgcagcagcagcagcaacagcagtTTGCGATGATGTTTCCGCCACAGATGCCGGTATTTTATGGCGACCCTACGTTTTATCCGCCGCAAGGGTTTGTGCCACCACCCCAGTTTGGTAACCCGATGATGATGGGCAACCCGTATGGTAGAAGGTACACGAAAAAACATTAG
- a CDS encoding uncharacterized protein (Protein of unknown function) produces MFFRVPSTIRVAHHHRVTKSGWWHKPLRRIKRRVAIKYRHSWRKHHRKSSLSSSSHHGRRSWRHRELVRIYRRGHRSNYWPRRKQLIVSNINGRFPCRRGSERLFVLLVLSSGRDKHIKPTLKLLNFGGSSIFGWHFVHPKKVCCRYSIVLLDIPIRIWSGRLLGRRYGGVFRRWRKHCSFRVQLVRLRLFLGVVLLFL; encoded by the coding sequence ATGTTTTTTCGTGTACCTTCTACCATACGGGTTGCCCATCATCATCGGGTTACCAAACTGGGGTGGTGGCACAAACCCTTGCGGCGGATAAAACGTAGGGTCGCCATAAAATACCGGCATCTGTGGCGGAAACATCATCGCAAactgctgttgctgctgctgctgcatCATGGCCGCCGCCTGTGGCGACATCGGGAACTTGTTCGCATATATAGGCGGGGCCACCGGAGCAACTATTGGCCGCGCCGTAAACAACTTATCGTGAGCAACATCAACGGTAGATTCCCATGTAGGCGGGGTCTGGAACGACTTTTCGTACTCCTTGTGCTTTCTTCTGGTCGTGACAAACATATTAAACCCACACTTAAACTCCTTAATTTTGGTGGTCTGTCCATCTTTGGTTGGCACTTTGTTCACCCCAAAAAAGTCTGCTGCCGATATCTGATAGTGCTTCTTGACATTCCCATTCGAATATGGTCGGGGCGACTTCTTGGGCGACGATATGGTGGCGTGTTTCGACGATGGCGTAAACACTGCAGCTTTCGGGTTCAACTTGTACGTCTTCGGCTCTTTCTTGGTGTGgtcttgttgtttctttaa
- a CDS encoding uncharacterized protein (Ortholog of Candida albicans WO-1 : CAWG_02350) yields MVACFDDGVNTAAFGFNLYVFGSFLVWSCCFFKISSCFILSLAKIGNKSCGILCGILKLALNSRNELISLCAFNLNDSFGTGGFGGIDSGFACFELDTIAGSWWWCVVVPCCAGFEISAFLNAAINSSPLLSTPEYLSSSSTPLSSTTTPLSSKMCRSVVACCSISLAILSALATRSW; encoded by the coding sequence ATGGTGGCGTGTTTCGACGATGGCGTAAACACTGCAGCTTTCGGGTTCAACTTGTACGTCTTCGGCTCTTTCTTGGTGTGgtcttgttgtttctttaaAATCTCGTCCTGCTTCATCTTATCTTTGGCCAAAATTGGTAACAAGTCCTGTGGCATCTTATGCGGGATCTTGAAGTTGGCACTAAACTCACGCAACGAGTTGATCTCACTCTGCGCATTCAACCTAAACGATTCATTTGGCACCGGCGGTTTCGGTGGTATAGACTCGGGTTTCGCCTGTTTCGAACTAGATACAATCGCCGGATCATGGTGGTGGTGCGTGGTCGTACCCTGTTGTGCTGGTTTCGAAATACTGGCATTCCTTAACGCTGCCATCAACTCGTCGCCTCTCCTATCAACCCCAGAATACTTGTCCTCCTCATCTACCCCACTATCATCCACAACCACCCCTCTTTCCTCCAAAATGTGTCGATCAGTAGTGGCTTGCTGTTCAATCTCCTTGGCAATTCTCTCGGCCTTGGCAACACGTTCGTGGTAG
- a CDS encoding uncharacterized protein (Ortholog(s) have Golgi apparatus, endoplasmic reticulum, lipid particle localization), giving the protein MSSNIIALFIAEFDVRSGYKLVHQEAKIAGFDFDGLEYKVLPSGIQEFGTSTVLFSHWFQGKVYYGLSKYYQYIIGDDSRDRNNVKMFAMGVLCEPKPSVWKPNEFIDNGWEYADAIHQKLVSFVHSGEYVGLKGIPKVVPNVDNHLLTNLPEMFRSLGPLVFVLYKQSLLRKRILIFNQHHKSYDDQDILPSGVDNLYNISSFCYLISLLSVVPQEIDFVETPTYSQPVYQIGLTDMGGELLKCRGYIGSTNDDILKDNAVYDIGVIIDEHAKVFDYAQQPLRATNKDYQKFGLIYSELPRTRDGFTNSSGISADDLSSIRSDVSKDFSGSVVGDTPSWWKTDATEPVSWTESIWSAFSWFATAGQYGDVPPPPRVPDKVDLVDLVNIVGYFHKLTKKWFYMINEAVLEVWDDQASTDDQPLTRRICLELTYQDVVEMELDPYSNADLEFLKQFVLLYWEVVDSVEIGMGLNSICC; this is encoded by the coding sequence ATGTCTTCTAATATAATTGCCTTATTTATTGCAGAGTTTGATGTTAGATCGGGGTATAAACTAGTACACCAAGAAGCGAAGATTGCTgggtttgattttgatggGTTGGAGTATAAGGTTTTGCCTTCTGGGATACAAGAGTTTGGCACCAGCACGGTTTTGTTCAGCCATTGGTTTCAAGGGAAGGTGTACTATGGATTGAGCAAGTACTACCAGTATATAATTGGCGACGATAGTCGTGATCGAAATAATGTCAAGATGTTTGCGATGGGAGTTTTGTGTGAACCAAAGCCTAGTGTTTGGAAACCCAACGAGTTTATCGACAATGGGTGGGAGTATGCGGATGCAATACACCAGAAACTTGTTTCGTTTGTGCACCTGGGAGAGTATGTTGGACTAAAGGGTATTCCCAAAGTTGTGCCTAATGTGGACAACCACTTGCTTACGAACTTGCCGGAAATGTTTCGATCTTTGGGCCCGTTAGTGTTTGTGTTGTATAAACAAAGTTTGTTGAGGAAGAGGATCTTGATATTTAACCAGCACCACAAATCGTACGACGACCAGGATATTTTGCCGAGTGGTGTTGACAATTTGTATAACATTTCGTCGTTTTGTTACTTGATATCGTTGTTATCGGTTGTGCCGCAGGAGATTGATTTTGTCGAGACACCAACGTACTCGCAGCCGGTGTACCAGATTGGGTTGACTGATATGGGCGGGGAGTTGCTAAAGTGTCGAGGTTATATTGGCAGTACCAACGACGATATTCTTAAAGATAATGCGGTGTATGATATCGGGGTTATAATTGATGAACACGCCAAAGTATTTGATTATGCGCAGCAACCACTCCGTGCTACAAATAAGGATTACCAGAAGTTTGGGTTGATATACCTGGAGTTGCCAAGAACTAGAGATGGGTTTACAAACAGCAGTGGTATTTCTGCAGACGATTTGTCGTCTATAAGAAGTGACGTGTCAAAAGATTTTAGTGGGAGTGTGGTGGGAGACACGCCTTCATGGTGGAAGACCGATGCTACGGAGCCGGTTTCGTGGACGGAGTCTATTTGGTCGGCGTTTTCGTGGTTTGCCACTGCTGGTCAGTATGGGGATGTGCCGCCACCACCGCGTGTCCCGGATAAGGTGGATTTGGTGGATTTGGTTAATATTGTTGGATATTTCCATAAATTGACAAAGAAATGGTTCTACATGATCAATGAGGCGGTGTTGGAAGTGTGGGACGATCAGGCGAGTACTGACGACCAGCCGTTGACTAGACGTATTTGTTTAGAGTTGACGTACCAGGACGTTGTTGAGATGGAGCTTGATCCGTACTCGAACGCGGATTTAGAGTTTCTCAAACAGTTTGTGTTGTTGTACTGGGAAGTTGTAGATAGTGTGGAAATAGGTATGGGATTAAATAGTATATGTTGTTAA
- a CDS encoding uncharacterized protein (Ortholog(s) have GTPase regulator activity, mRNA binding activity): protein MSSTNKRIALPARVEPKVFFANERTFLSWLNFTVILGSLGVGLLNFGDYVGRISAGLFTFIAMLTMVYALVTYHWRAKAIRLRGSGPYDDRFGPTMLCIFLLVAVVVNFILRIRA, encoded by the coding sequence ATGTCATCTACTAATAAGAGAATTGCGTTACCAGCTAGAGTTGAGCCAAAGGTATTTTTTGCCAATGAAAGAACCTTTCTTTCGTGGTTGAATTTCACGGTCATTTTAGGATCTTTGGGTGTTGGGTTATTGAATTTCGGTGATTATGTGGGAAGAATTTCTGCTGGTTTGTTTACGTTTATTGCGATGTTGACGATGGTTTATGCTTTAGTTACTTATCATTGGAGAGCCAAGGCTATTAGATTGAGAGGGTCAGGACCATATGACGATAGATTTGGACCAACGATGTTGTGTATTTTCTTATTGGTAGCTGTTGTTGTCAACTTTATCTTGAGAATAAGAGCATAG